A portion of the uncultured Bacteroides sp. genome contains these proteins:
- a CDS encoding bifunctional 3,4-dihydroxy-2-butanone-4-phosphate synthase/GTP cyclohydrolase II, with translation MEEIKLNTIEDAVADFKEGKFVIVVDDEDRENEGDFIIAAEKVTPEKINFMLTHGRGVLCAPITEERCAELDLGMQVSANTSIYETPFTVTVDLLEGCTTGVSMHDRAATILALANPNTKPTDLGRPGHVNPLRARSRGVLRRAGHTEATVDLAKLAGLYPAGALIEIINEDGTMARLPELMKISKKFGFKIISIKDLIAYRAKLESIVEKGVEVDMPTHYGHFRLIPFRQKSNGLEHVALIKGSWEKDEPVLVRVHSSCVTGDIFGSCRCECGEQLQKAMKMIEEAGKGVIVYMNQEGRGIGLMAKMAAYKLQEEGYDTVDANLHLGFDADERDYGVGAQILREVGVSKMKLMSNNPVKRVGLEAYGLEITENVGIEITPNEYNERYLRTKKERMGHTLHFNK, from the coding sequence ATGGAAGAAATTAAACTGAATACGATAGAAGATGCCGTTGCCGATTTTAAAGAAGGTAAGTTCGTTATTGTAGTGGATGACGAAGATCGGGAAAACGAAGGCGACTTTATCATAGCTGCGGAAAAGGTTACCCCCGAAAAGATAAACTTTATGCTGACTCATGGCCGTGGTGTGCTGTGTGCTCCTATCACAGAGGAAAGGTGTGCAGAGTTGGACTTAGGTATGCAGGTCTCTGCCAACACTTCTATTTACGAAACCCCGTTTACCGTTACGGTTGATCTTTTGGAAGGATGCACCACGGGGGTCTCTATGCACGATCGCGCGGCTACAATTTTAGCCTTGGCTAATCCGAATACAAAGCCAACCGATCTTGGCCGCCCTGGTCATGTGAATCCTCTCCGGGCTCGTTCACGCGGGGTACTTCGTCGTGCGGGACATACAGAGGCTACTGTTGACTTGGCTAAACTTGCCGGCCTTTATCCTGCGGGAGCATTAATTGAAATTATTAATGAAGACGGAACAATGGCACGTTTGCCCGAATTGATGAAGATCTCAAAGAAATTTGGATTTAAGATCATCTCTATAAAGGACTTGATTGCTTATCGGGCAAAGTTAGAATCAATCGTTGAAAAAGGGGTAGAGGTAGATATGCCCACTCATTATGGGCATTTCCGCTTGATTCCGTTTCGTCAAAAATCAAACGGGTTGGAGCATGTGGCTTTGATTAAAGGTTCTTGGGAAAAAGATGAACCGGTTTTGGTTCGTGTACACTCTTCTTGTGTTACGGGCGATATCTTTGGGTCTTGTCGTTGTGAATGTGGTGAGCAATTGCAGAAAGCAATGAAAATGATAGAGGAAGCCGGTAAGGGTGTGATTGTTTATATGAATCAAGAAGGGCGCGGCATTGGTTTGATGGCTAAGATGGCTGCCTATAAACTTCAGGAGGAAGGATATGATACGGTAGATGCGAACTTACATTTAGGTTTTGATGCCGATGAACGCGACTATGGCGTGGGAGCACAAATTCTACGTGAGGTAGGAGTGAGCAAAATGAAGTTGATGTCTAACAATCCGGTGAAGCGCGTTGGCTTGGAGGCTTATGGATTAGAAATAACCGAGAACGTTGGAATTGAAATTACTCCTAACGAATATAACGAACGTTACTTGAGAACAAAGAAGGAACGGATGGGGCATACACTACATTTTAATAAGTAA
- a CDS encoding pyridoxal phosphate-dependent aminotransferase has product MNQLSDRLNSLSPSETLAMSQKSNELKAQGVDVINMSVGEPDFNTPDHIKEAAKKAVDDNFSRYSPVPGYPALRNAIVEKLKKENGLDYTAAQILCSNGAKQSVCNVLMALIGPGDEVVIPAPYWVSYPEMVKLAEGTNVFVSAGIEQDFKITPAQLEAAITPKTKALILCSPSNPTGSVYTKEELAGLAAVLANYPQVVIIADEIYEHINYIGQHESIAQFPEVRDRVVIVNGVSKAYAMTGWRIGFIAGPQWIVSACNKLQGQYTSGPCSVSQKAAEAAYVGTQAPVEEMRVAFERRRDLIVKLAKEIPGFEVNVPQGAFYLFPKCNSYFGKSADGRKVVDAGDLAMYLLEVGHVACVGGTAFGAPECIRMSYATSDENIVEAMRRIKEALGKLA; this is encoded by the coding sequence ATGAACCAATTATCAGACCGTTTGAACAGTTTGTCTCCTTCTGAGACACTTGCGATGTCGCAAAAGAGTAATGAGCTTAAGGCTCAAGGTGTTGATGTTATTAATATGAGTGTTGGAGAACCTGACTTTAATACTCCCGATCACATCAAAGAAGCTGCAAAGAAGGCTGTAGACGATAACTTTTCTCGTTACTCACCAGTACCGGGATATCCTGCCCTTCGCAATGCTATTGTTGAGAAGCTGAAAAAGGAAAATGGTCTGGATTATACTGCTGCACAGATTCTTTGTTCGAATGGAGCTAAACAATCTGTTTGCAACGTATTGATGGCACTTATTGGCCCGGGCGACGAGGTTGTTATTCCTGCTCCTTATTGGGTAAGCTATCCTGAAATGGTGAAGTTGGCCGAAGGAACAAATGTGTTTGTTTCTGCCGGTATTGAACAAGACTTCAAGATTACGCCTGCGCAACTTGAGGCTGCTATCACTCCTAAGACCAAAGCATTGATCTTGTGCTCACCTTCTAATCCTACCGGATCTGTTTATACAAAGGAAGAGTTGGCTGGTTTGGCAGCTGTATTGGCTAACTACCCACAAGTGGTTATCATTGCTGATGAAATCTATGAGCACATTAATTATATTGGTCAGCACGAAAGTATTGCACAATTCCCTGAAGTGAGAGACAGAGTGGTGATTGTGAATGGAGTGTCTAAGGCGTATGCCATGACCGGATGGAGAATCGGTTTCATCGCCGGTCCACAATGGATTGTTTCTGCTTGCAATAAACTTCAGGGACAATACACTTCGGGTCCTTGCTCGGTTTCTCAGAAAGCTGCTGAGGCTGCTTATGTTGGCACTCAGGCACCTGTTGAAGAGATGCGTGTGGCCTTTGAACGTCGCAGAGATTTGATCGTGAAGCTGGCAAAAGAAATACCCGGATTTGAAGTAAACGTTCCGCAAGGTGCTTTCTATTTGTTTCCTAAGTGCAACTCTTACTTTGGAAAGAGCGCGGATGGACGTAAGGTAGTCGATGCCGGTGATCTGGCGATGTACTTGCTTGAAGTAGGTCACGTGGCTTGCGTAGGCGGTACTGCATTTGGGGCTCCTGAATGTATTCGTATGAGCTATGCTACTTCAGATGAAAACATTGTTGAGGCAATG